In Lolium perenne isolate Kyuss_39 chromosome 5, Kyuss_2.0, whole genome shotgun sequence, the sequence CGAGCGGTGGACACCCGCGTTTCACTTCTGCATCGACGCTACGCTCTGCTCCACGCTTCACTTGCCGCAGGGGAGCTCCGCGAGGTCCAGAATGAATATTGCTCCTATGATGCAACAGCGAGAGGCATGGACGTCCGTCCAAATGGACTCCTTCCTTAACATGGTGCGCAAGTGCAAAGAGACGGAGAACTCCAATTGTCCATAAGGTATtaaacatgcttcccttttctctATTTAGATAGTAAATCTGTTTCGGTGATATTCACATACATAGGTTATCAGATCAGCTTTTTATCGTAAAAAACATACTGAACTGAATAGCCTTCTCATTACATGGATTGTCCTTCCTCTGCAATGGGGCGTGGAAGGTGGTGTGCCGTTGTGGCAGGTTCAGATGATCTCATAGGTGTGGTATTTTTGAGATTGTAAGAGCACTTTGTTTCTCCCTTTGCATGTACGACATCAGTTTAGTGGGACTGAGTTTTCTTTCTTGATCGATCGACAACCACGGTTCAGGTCGATCGATTCCCAAGCTACACTCTGAATCATATGAAGGATTGATACATATCGACTTGATTGTACATTTTTTGTTAGATTTTAAGGAGTGTTTGTGAACTTCATCCCCAGTTGGATCTCACTGTGGGAACTTTGAATGTTACAATGGAGGTACAAAAAGTTCTCTCATATGAACAATTCTTGACTCTGCATAAACACTGCTCTGACTCCAACGTGAACAACTCTTTACTCTGCATATTCTTGCATAATATCAAACAATGTTTTCCCTGATATATTGTTGTTTATATGCTACTGCTTCCTTCCCTGATTTCTACATTCAGATGTTTTTTGGTACACAGTTACCAAAATGATTACTGCTTTAGCTAAGTTATTCCATTCTTTGCTACAATATTGGCTTTCTAAAAGCTTACTGTTTCTTCTATTATTTTGTTTGACATAAACTGGAACAgtatctttcttttctttttcgaaCTGTCAAATGGAATCATGAGCTGTTACACTGAACACCTGTCCAAAAATAATGGTTAGTCCTATAAGAAATATGTAAATCATGCTTAGCTCTGATTAGTTTTTCAGTACAACTCAAGTGTCCGAGCTACTTGAAATTAATGTAACTAAAGCTAGCAAATCAATCATAGCAGCAAACGGTGGAGTGCAGCTTTGATACGAATTCTTTAGTCATGTAATTTGCTGGGTATAAATAGTAACTATTCAAATCTTTGAGGTCCCAAATGATGGTCCAATACAGATGAGCAACAATACTAAGGAGGATTAATCTGAATGTATTCTGGCTCCAATACTGATGCAGGGTCTTGAGGGCAGCAGAAAGAAACTTGAGCGCGCAGAAGAGAGATACTTGAGCGcgcagaagaggaagatgagtcaCACGCCGATGCTACATCGACGAGTAAGGTGGCAGTGGCTACATCTACAAGTCAACAACCATCGCCACCAAATGCCTTCTGTGACACTGCACCAACTCGCCTATGCATAGACCAGACCCACTTTGACTCTTCGCCCATTTTATTTTCACCATCTTCTCTATCGCTGGTATTTTCCCCTGCCAGATGTATTTGCACGCTTAAGCAGACCGGGTTTTTTGTTGAAGGTTCCCTTGTTGATTAAATGGACCTGGAAAATATGGCTCTTATTATTCTTTGAACTATCGCTTCTGTTATCCAAGCAACTCCATGGTTGTTGGTGTTGCTCTCTTTTCTAGCCAGGTTCACCCTTAAGAAGACTCCACGGTGGACATACACTTTGAAGCATATTACAGAATCGGAGCTAATATAATCACGCACCACTATCATGACTAAAATCTCTCCTTGATTACAAATGTTTATCTTCAGTACTAACCTTTTTTGTGACGTTTTCAGGGACTATGAAAAGATCCTCATGACCTCACACTCAACAACTATTGAGAACAAGTTGAAGGCATAATAAGTATTGTAGAAAGCTAGGAGGAGTCACCCCGCTCCCATCTGCAACCAGAATCTGCCAATAAATGTgtatttctaggatttttttgcgTTTGGAAGTTGTCTGTTATTTTTTGCTTTCAGAGTGTGTAAACGGTTTGAAAACTTGCAATAGTTGCTACGATTTTTTGGTCACATGTCAGGAATGTTATTTCACTTTTGGTAATTATTGTTATGATTCGTTAGTATTTCTTGTTGCTTGTGAGATAAAATACACCTTTGTCTTGGTGTATTACAAGTTTCTTCTGAATTTTACTCACGACAATTCTAAATAGGCATAAAGGATGACTACAAAGATATTGATGTGTATTTATCCTGAATTTCCTcctaaaatatgaataatatgcgACTCATGTTCATAATTTGAACCTGTATAGTTTAACATTCTCACAATAGGGAATAATTTGACAGGCTTAGAATACGGAATTCTTCGTAAACTTAATACTTTTTTATTCGATGTATATATGTTGTTGTGTTTAAGTCTGTAGTTATGTAGCAACGCACGAGCATCTAACTAGTTAATAATAAAGTGAAAACATGCTTTACTTAAATTAGGTATTCAATAATTTTTTAAAAATCAGGGTCCTAGTTTGTATTTTGCACTGGGGCTCCAAATTCCTGGAGACGGCCCTGTGGCAACGCACAGACATTTAACTAGTCATGGTAGTACATCAAAATGAACACATCAATTAGCTAGCAAACAAACACATAAAAAGAGTGATCGTGACAAACACATGACCATATATACGAACTACACACCCCACGCCAATTAGCTAACAATCCAATATTCAGACGACATAGCTAAGCTTTATTCAGATCGAGAAGAGCAGGCCATGCTCGCCCTTTTGGTCTTTTGGATTTGTTCTTTACGCAATAGCGATGAGCTTGGCGCTCTCGCTCTCCATGGACTTGAACGCCTCGAACCTGGGCTCCTTGTCCTCGAACTTGTGGCGCACGTACAGCTTCATGTAGTCTTCGAATACGAACCTCGGGTACTTCCCGCTCCCGCCGGCCTCCACCTCCTTCGCAACAAGCGCCGGCGCCGGGAAGATGACGGCGTCGCTGGCCGGGTTGTAGAAGGACGCGATGGACATCCGGTTGCCGTCGGTCTGCGCGACCACGCGGTGGAGCACGCTCTTGTACCTGCCGTTGGTGATCACCTCGAGCTGGTCGCCGAGGTTGACGACGATGGAGTGGCGCGTGGGCGGCACGTCGACCCACTCGCCGTCCTTGAGCAGCTGGAGGCCGCCGACGCGGTCGTCCTGGAAGAGCAGGATGATGCCGCCGGCGTCGGTGTGGGCGCGGAGGCCCTTGACGAGGTCGGGGCGCGGGCACGGCGGGTAGCTGCTGACCTTGGTGCCGAAGGTGGGTACGCCCTGAGAGCCGCGGAACGCCCTCGCGAGGTAGCCTTTCTCCAGGCCGAGGTTCTCGCAGAGCAGGTCCAGCAGCCGCTCTGCCAGCTTCTCCAGCTCCGCCGCGAACCGCTTCATCACGCGCCGGTAGTCGTCGTCGAGGTCGGGAATCTCGGCGATGTTGGGCTCTGGGAGGTGGCGCACGAAGAAGGTGCTCTCCCAGTCCAAGTTCTCCGCCGCCTTGCCGCCGCCCTCCTGCAGCGTCTTGCTCGCGAACTCGACGAACCTCTGCTCGCGCACCCTCTTGTAGTGCGCCTTGGTCATCGTCTCCACCTCGTCCATCAGCTCCGTTGAGATGCCGTGGTCCAAAACCTGCACCCATGTAAGTACCGCAATAACAAAACGAAATAAGCGTACAACTCAATAAGATCGGCAGTCCGGCACGAAAAGTTTTATGTAGCTTGCTCTTGCTCAATCATATCATGTCGTGTTACATATTCACCTGGAAGAATCCCCAATTCTCGCAAGCGTCATGCAGCAGGTCCATGGCCACGGGCCGCTCCTCCCCGCTCAGCAGTCCCATGCCGATGATCGGGAATGACAATGTCGATGCCATGTTACTTCGGGGTGGACTAGCTAGCAGTCTACGCGTGACTGTTTCTTCTTGGAGTACTCTTCTTGCGTGTGCTTGTGTTTGAGGGGAGTGCAGTGAATGGGAGAAGGCTAGCTTCGGGTGTAATTTATAGGCTCGATCAGGGCGCAGAGTGGCGCCGGCAAAGCTTTGAGTAATAACTCTGTAATTAACCGGTAGATCCAACGGAAGCCACGATGGAGCCCAAGATCCATAGTGGCCGTGTTTTTTGAAAATTTGGAAATCAAGGTTTGTAAGTTTGAAGAAAATTCAGAACAAAACTCCTATGTGTATATGATGTTGAACTCTACCTGCGTGCAAAATCACGATTCAGAAACCGATGTTCGAGGCAATATAAAAATGATAGATCTGATAATTTTTTAAGTTTTGAAGCGCCGCTCACCACATTTTAGCGTCTAGATATATGGCATTCTAGACAAATCCGAGTCACCTATTTCCGAACGGAGAGAGTATTTTTTTCTCAGCCATAAATACAAAGAACTACGGATTGACATGTTGCACACTAGTAGATTTCAACATTATCTACATCTAGGAATTTTCaaattttttgaaactttaaaataCCATTTTCAGTTTTTCAAATATTTTTGTTTGCTACCTCCTGTGGATCCAGTCCGGTCGCTCGTCTTTTCGACAAATCTAACCATTTAACAAAATTAATGCCTCATCTAATTCATGGGCAAAACTATTTTGAAATCTAACCCCTGTGTTTGGTCCCAACTAAAATATATGGCACCGAACTAGTGCAGGCCCGAGCAAGTGTTTGCGACGCTGAAGCAAGGTCTACGCCATTGGTAGGTCGGGGCCAAACACCATGGCGCTGAACCACTTAAAAGAACCCCCACTTGTTGTCGAACTAAATTTTATTGGCACCGACCTGCACAACTACAGTTCCATTCTTGTCGGAATTCAGGGTCAAATTTCGAAATAGTTTCGTCAGAGGGTTAGATGGGGCATGAGTTTTGCCAAAAGCTCAGATTTGTGTAAGAAAAACTCATTCGCTCGACTTTTGTTTTTACGACAACTCGCCAGATTTGTCTCACAAAAAAAACTTATGGATCGAGTTACAAATAAACTCATCGCTCGAGTTAAACTTTTGGTTTTGCACTGTGGACTGGACTGGCCAACCTCCATGTGGCTGCAGGCGCATTGCCATTCTCTCCACCCCCACCCCGCACTCCATCCCCATCTGCTCTCAGGTAATTCTTCCTCCCCCCACCATGTTTCCTCTCGTCCCATCGACCCCTCTGGTCCTCTGTCCGAGCCACAGGATACGGCGGCAGCCGCGTTCCAGCGACGTTGTTTCGATCGGGCGAGGGCGCCATGTGTCCAGCTCGTCGGCGATGGAGACGCCGTGATTGAATCAGGCATGGGTACCGCCATTTGGAGCATGCTCTCTGCCGCCGACGCAAAAGGTTGGACGGCCCATGCCCGTCCAGCTGGTCGGCTATCCTGCTCGATTGGGACCGCGGCATGGCGTCGCACATCACAGGAACCTCATTCTTTTGGTTGGTCGGGACGGGACGGCACGGCGCACAGCGCAGAGAATGCGTCTCCAACTTGCCGGAGAAAAATGGGCGACCAAAAATATTCCTTCAAGAATTCTGTTGGTTGGGGTTGGACTGGACGAGCTGGGCGACTGACACTGACGGGACTGTTTACCTGAAGCATCTAAAGAAATCTAAGCTCTTGAGATATCGGAGTAGCCTACGAGGTATGTGCTGTCTGCCCCTGGCTGTCTCTGTACTTAATTACGAGCAGgagatgttcatgtggtgtattaGAAGAGTACTTGGAAGGGACAACACTTGTGCCTCCATATGAGTTGTACGTGCAAGCTAGGTACTGATTGCCAATATCGCGCAATGAAATCATATATTCGAATGTCCAAAATCTCAGACATGAATAAAATGATCGACCTGTCgtgggcacatttgctctccttaAATGCATGCAGGATTACTTTTAATCACAACACATGCTCTCATATCCACTGACACTGATCGACGAGCCAATCTCGCGAGAGATATCTTCTGAAACGAAGGAAAAAAAAACTTTACCTGTTTATTACTTAAAGAAGATATTCAGTTAAATAGCAGAAAACCGAGCGAAAACCATATAAAAAACATCAAATCTCATGAGAGTGATAAGCAAAGATGGTGATGTAGTAAGAAATGCAGTTTATTACTTTAGTCTTTTACCCACATCACATTTACCAGCATAGCTACTGTCAGCATATTTAGTGGTGGGCAAATCAACGCAAGGGTCTGGCCCTGTGTTCTAGCTTTTTTTCCGATAAAAGTGTTCTAGCTAATTAACTTCCGAAACTTTTATTTGGTCTGTTTCGACATCAAGCTTCATATTTTTGCAAAAGTTATTAACAAGAAAAAGGTAGAGAGAAACATTAAGATTGTGTGGTAAGACATGACGGAAAGATGCATTAGGTTGATGGCGAAACCTTGTGGATATGTCGGCAACTTGCTTTCTTTGTGCTGAACACTGAGTTCGAGCACTGAGTTCGAGCATTTAGCTCGTTGTCACGCCCCCAGGACAAATTTGTGCCTCATAATTAAAATCAAACTAAAAGGTGGAAGGTTGAGTAGCTACATTTAGTTAGGGCATTGTCCCTATTTTAGTATGCACGTAGTACTTCGGTTATCTTTTCTGTCGTGTTTTTCCTTTGAAAGCATACGGTTTTCAGGTAGTGGTAGTTGACATGTATAGTCAGTTTAGTTCAACGGGGACTAGTTGCTAGTACGGTAGGTCGGTAGCTCTTCAGAAACAAACAGACAATAGTTAACGTTGTGGACAAACTGAATACAATTCGAAGCCTAGCTATGAAACCAACCAAAAGACTAACATTGCAGCCTGCAAGAGGATCGACAATAGAGAAGCGTATAACTTTGCAAGGATCGATGCTTAAGCCTTTCTTATCTGCAAAGAATGATCCTGCTACTTTGGAGAAACTGGAAGTGCCCTCCAAACAGGCGATTGTACAACTAATTCTGGTTCTGGAACTCTCAAGTAGAAGCACCAATCTTATCAAACTCTGGATTTTGGCGGCGTCTGCACTTGCACCCAACATGCCTATGGGATGGGACTAGCCCTTTTGGTGCAAGTGCAACATCATTGCTAAATTGGGTCTGATCCTACATCTACATGTCGGTCGCGAACCAGCCAGTAGGCATATTAAGCAGAGCATAGCACAATTAAAAGGAGTAAAGTATGACTTGGTGGGAAGAAAAAAGGAGGCACGGAAAGCAACTTGAATAGCTTTAAACGCGTAGAAAGCTTTCATGTAGCTTTCTTCTACTCTGAAAGCCATGCCGATCTCTTATCATAATTGGCGCATGTTCGTGTAGAACTAACAGTTCAGACTTCAGAGTTATCAGTTATAAAGGCTTGCACTTTCGTCATCATTTTGGTGAACATAAATTCAATTCAATTTTTTTGAAGCATCAATACGGGGCAAGTTTGCCCACCTAAACATAAATTTTTGAGACATTACACTATTGTGAGTTTGTGACAACCCATTTGAGAGTTCGTTGATTAGGATACATGAAGTGCAAACATTACACTATCAGCTCTATGTTGAGCATGTCAACTTGTTGAAGTCACAAGAGAGGCATGATGATATTTTTCTTTCTAGAAATCCACCGCATGATGTTATTAGTCCAATTAGTTAGTTAAAGTCAGAAGGAATGTCAAAGGAAGTGAGGAAGATGCTGATAAAGCTAAAGACTTATCTGATTCAGACCATACTAGGACAAGCAATCACATCTGAACAACGAGATTTTGTAACGTGTTTCAGCAATCAACGCATATATCCGTAGGGCATACTTAACGAACACTTTTCCCATGTATTATTCATAGTACCATGACGACAAGACCGCGGAGATCTTATAGGCACATCGGATTTACAGACGCCATGCTAGTCCCGCAGCTCATGCCATGGGCACCGAACCGTCCCAAAACCAATCTTATGTCTAACCCACAACTTGCTTCTAGTCTATTTTGGCTACCCACTGTGCCAAGGTTATAAGAGTTCGACTacaacatgttacctactgccTAATTACAAATCCAATTGTAGCAAAAACTCATACACATATTCAACACATAGCTCAATACACTCCACCTTGGTAAATATGTCCTTCGCTCTGTGTACCCGGACTAGAACCATTAATCATGAGCTCTGATGTACCTGCAAATTTAGTCCCTTCCTTGCTTCATTGCTCCCACAAAAACTAATTTCTACCAACTTTGGTATTGTGATCCTAACTTCCCGGAGCATCTTCTCAACGCCATCAAGCATTGGTTATCAAGTCACCATGTCTGACAACATCGGCGTATCATCACCCTGGTAACAACATCTTCATCTATGTGAAAGTGAACAACTCATATATTAGGTGTCACATATAAGGACTATCGAGCTCATCATCCTCGCTAGTGTTTGTTGCTCGTTTGAAAACTTGAAGGAATTTTGTCATTGCTTTAAGTCATGTCATGTCAAATTCATAGTTTGCTCATTACTTTCGCAGATTATGCTTGGTCAACTTTAACACTACCCACATCCACACTTGGCTGACCACGTGTCTTGGTTTATCGCCGTGTTTGTCCATGGTCTTGGGGAGCCTCCTGGGTTGTGTACTCACACCACCTAGAACGCCACCGGTCATACCGCAGATGACGAGTTCACATATCCTTCAAACCACTAGGCCCTAGTCCAAACAATGTGTCGCTTGGTTTTCCACTGAACTAGGCATTGACTCTATATGCACTTAATCCATAGCCCCTCATCAGATAAGTGGAATCTTTCATAAGAAACTAGCTTCATATTATCATGAGTTGATGTAACTAGATATGCTACCTTACCCTATCGACTTCAAACTCTCCAATGTGATCAACTTCTTGAATCAACCCCGCCTTATCGCATGTTTAAGAACGCCTACCTATGTGCCACATAATTTAAGGATCATCAGCATGATGTTCCTATGACATCGTTGCCAATCTCATCGCTCTTTTCAGTTTCGACCAACCTCCATGTCAACCTCCAGACTGCACAGGCTACTCACCTTATGTGCGTGACCAAGCCAAACTTGTCGGACTGCAACCATGCTCCACCTTGCGGTGTATCACCTCAGCACATCACCGTACATTGCTCGGTGCCATGAAAATACATGATGGCCTGCAAGAACACATGTTCGTCGGAGCATAAATTCGTGGAAGTGCTCTCCTAGTTGTTATATCGATCCCAACAAAAAGCAATGGAAAGTATTTATGATGGACGTTTCTACCGCACCCAAGGCCACTTGTCTTGATCGAGTAAATTGTCTGCAAGTGTTGAAGACGAAAGCGGTGAGTTGAAATGGATTAGTTGAAATAGCTTTGAACGTGATTGAAAAGTAAATAACATAAAAAAAGAAACTAATGAGAATTGTTTGGAGTTCATGCATATGAGAGATTAGGTGAGGGGAGAATCAGTTCAAGATGATAATGAATGTGCCAAATGGTTGATATGCAAGGATAAAATAAATATGTGATTATAAATAATCTTCATATTAGAATACAAGTGGCAAGCAACTCTTGACTAATCTATCTTCTCCATGTAGGGACTTAGAAATACTTTTGTCTTATCACATGTTACCTGATGCCATGGTTAGCGCAATAATTAAGATCATAGAACCAATCCACCACATTAATGTTAATGGTTCATCATGCTCCTTGATTTGTGCTTTCTTCCCGTTGATATCTCCATTGTTATATATTAAGAGATCGCAGAGTCGCTAAAAAAGTGTTCATCTATGTTGATCTATGGCTCATGTTGTCTGGGCACTTCATTAGGCAACAAGAATTAGGTGTAACATAGATAATTAATCTCATACATAATAATGATACTCCGTAATAACTCTCACAAATGAATGAAAATTATAATAGGCATATTAGTCTAACCAGCCCTTACATCTCCCCTATTCACAATAAGATAAAGATCAAACCACAATAAGAAGAAAGATCAAACCAGATCCACAATCGGTATGCCTCAATATGAATAGAGTTTACAACCCTTAGTATTTATAAGATTGGATACCTCTCTCTATGTAAAGCTGACGTTGGTGGAGTAGTGGATCTTGAGGATGAGGATCGCGGTGAAGATCAACGGTTGAGTTCTTCTTCTTTGGATCTATTTTTCTCTTTTCATGGAAGAATGGAGGCCGCTCTTAATGTTTTTCTTCTATGGTTCCTTCAAAAAAGTTCTCCCTTTTGTTGAGACGAAATGGGCGACACCTCGTACGGTCATCATGACCATACCAATGGTCTTTAAAGTTTTCTAAGGTGGTGATGGTAAATTTTTCAATTATTTCATTTGATTTAGGTCTTTCTCGATTGCTTGATTTCctccaaaaaaaatcaaaaaatgggaAACCAAGAAATGGAGGCATGGTTTGTGATGCACAAACTAAGAAAAATACCAAACATGGCTTACCAAGCACTTGGGGAAGAATCCTTCACAAATTTTGGAAACAAGCAAGAGTTCAGTTGGCTTTCTACCTAGATTGTCCTTAAGTGAGAGAAGCTCCAGGAACAAAACGGAATTGTAAATGAGCTTAGTTTTCGGGTTGTAGAGGCGGGGTGGTGAGGAGAGGCGGTGCCGGTGATTTGAGGCTTCGGGAACAAAAGGGAATAGGAAATGAGCTTAGGTTTTTGTTCGTGTCGAGGCCAATGGGGCCGGGCTACTCGTACAATCGTACTTTACTACATCTGGTGGGGGTTGAGAGCACTAATAGTGGACCCTTGGGAAACGCACTGGCAAGCATTATACTAAAGAGAGAGAAAAAGAGTTCCACGATAAAGCAAAAGGTTTAACAAGTTTCTTTTGGGGAAAATATTAGTTACACGTGGCTCGGCCCTGCTGCCCCCTTCACTACCActgtaccccccccccccccccccccctctcgcTGCAGCTTCTGCCCCTACTCCTTCCTCTTGACCTCCGCCTCTTCTCGGTTCGGCCAATGGTGCCCCGATGAGGCAGGCCATGAATTGCTGCTTGAAGGCTGATGTGGCTTTGCCCTCCGAGGCGGTGGATTTATTCCGACGGTGAGTGGGAGGGAAGAGGTGGCGACAATGGTTTTTCCAAGATAAACAATCTCACCGGCTCAGTCCACATCGAGGACGTTAAAGCCAAAGTGGGGAAGATGGGTAAGTGCCTTCCACAACAATACGCCATCCCAAGCGGGGGAATCTATGGAAGAGCCTCTAGTGGGGTTGTCGTCATCCCTACAACGTTGATCAAGAAGAAGAGAAGGACGTCGACTAGAGGATCACTATTTTTAGATCTACTATTTGACTGGCTTATCCGGTGTCGGAGAGGGACAAGGACTCCATTGATCCAGTCTTGACTTTCATATTCACCAGAACTTACGACCCGGATGAACAACTATCGGACTACTTGTTAAGAAGTACTCGCAGTGGCATTGCTGACCCAATTCAGCTGCACCCCCGCCAAGCGTTGCTGCCGAGGACATGCGTGAAG encodes:
- the LOC127301787 gene encoding 1-aminocyclopropane-1-carboxylate oxidase 1 yields the protein MASTLSFPIIGMGLLSGEERPVAMDLLHDACENWGFFQVLDHGISTELMDEVETMTKAHYKRVREQRFVEFASKTLQEGGGKAAENLDWESTFFVRHLPEPNIAEIPDLDDDYRRVMKRFAAELEKLAERLLDLLCENLGLEKGYLARAFRGSQGVPTFGTKVSSYPPCPRPDLVKGLRAHTDAGGIILLFQDDRVGGLQLLKDGEWVDVPPTRHSIVVNLGDQLEVITNGRYKSVLHRVVAQTDGNRMSIASFYNPASDAVIFPAPALVAKEVEAGGSGKYPRFVFEDYMKLYVRHKFEDKEPRFEAFKSMESESAKLIAIA